CATGGACCTCCTCCTGGGCCTGGCCTCCGATCTCGCCGACGAAGTTCCGGACCTGGACCTGGACAAGGTCCTGGAGGTTCCGGTCGTTTACGCAGCAGCCAAGGTCGGCCGCGCATCCCTCGAACAGCCTGCCAACGGCTCGGCTCCGGAGAACGAGGACCTTGAGCCCCTGTTCAAGACGATCATCGAGCACATTCCGGCCCCGACGTACAACCCGGAGGGTGTGCTGCAGGCACACGTGACCAACCTGGACGCCTCCCCGTTCCTCGGTCGCCTCGCCCTGCTCCGCATCTACAACGGAACCCTCCGCAAGGGCCAGCAGGTTGCCTGGGCCCGCCAGAACGGCGAGCTGAAGACCGTCAAGATCACCGAGCTCCTGGCCACCAAGGCACTGGAGCGCGTACCGGCTGAATCCGCAGGACCCGGCGAGATCGTTGCCGTCGCGGGCATCGAAGACATCACCATCGGTGAGACTCTCACCGATCTGGAAAACCCGCAGCCGCTGCCCCTGATCAAGGTGGACGATCCCGCGATCTCCATGACGATCGGTATCAACACCTCGCCGCTGGCCGGCAAGGTCAAGGGTGCCAAGGTCACCGCGCGCCAGGTGAAGGACCGCCTGGACAAGGAACTGATCGGTAACGTCTCCATCAAGGTGCTCCCCACCGAGCGTCCCGACGCCTGGGAAGTCCAGGGCCGTGGCGAGCTCGCGCTGGCCATCCTCGTTGAGCAGATGCGTCGTGAAGGCTTCGAACTCACCGTCGGCAAGCCGCAGGTAGTCACCAAGACCATCGACGGCAAGCTGCACGAGCCGATGGAACACATGACCATCGACGTGCCTGAAGAGTACCTGGGTGCCGTAACGCAGCTCATGGCTGCCCGCAAGGGTCGCATGACCAACATGGCCAACCACGGCACCGGCTGGTGCCGCATGGAATTCATCGTTCCCGCCCGTGGCCTTATCGGCTTCCGTACCCGGTTCCTCACGGACACCCGTGGTGCCGGTATCGCTGCCTCGATCTCCGAGGGCTACGAGCCGTGGGCCGGCCCGATCGAATACCGCACCAACGGTTCGATGATCGCCGACCGCGCCGGTGTTGTGACTCCGTTCGCCATGATCAACCTCCAAGAGCGCGGATCCTTCTTCGTGAAGCCCACCTCCGAGGTGTACGAAGGCATGATCGTCGGCGAGAACTCCCGCGCCGACGACATGGATGTGAACATCACCAAGGAAAAGAAGCTCACCAACATGCGTGCGGCTT
This is a stretch of genomic DNA from Paenarthrobacter ureafaciens. It encodes these proteins:
- the typA gene encoding translational GTPase TypA; translated protein: MSETTVNTASRSDLRNVAIVAHVDHGKTTLVDAMLKQTNSFASHGEVEDRVMDSGDLEREKGITILAKNTTVAYNGPSSNGETITINVIDTPGHADFGGEVERGLSMVDGVVLLVDSSEGPLPQTRFVLRKALAAHLPVILLVNKTDRPDARIDEVVHESMDLLLGLASDLADEVPDLDLDKVLEVPVVYAAAKVGRASLEQPANGSAPENEDLEPLFKTIIEHIPAPTYNPEGVLQAHVTNLDASPFLGRLALLRIYNGTLRKGQQVAWARQNGELKTVKITELLATKALERVPAESAGPGEIVAVAGIEDITIGETLTDLENPQPLPLIKVDDPAISMTIGINTSPLAGKVKGAKVTARQVKDRLDKELIGNVSIKVLPTERPDAWEVQGRGELALAILVEQMRREGFELTVGKPQVVTKTIDGKLHEPMEHMTIDVPEEYLGAVTQLMAARKGRMTNMANHGTGWCRMEFIVPARGLIGFRTRFLTDTRGAGIAASISEGYEPWAGPIEYRTNGSMIADRAGVVTPFAMINLQERGSFFVKPTSEVYEGMIVGENSRADDMDVNITKEKKLTNMRAASSDSFENLTPPRELTLEESLEFAREDECVEVTPEDIRIRKVILDSNERAKANRARARA